The following proteins are co-located in the Ailuropoda melanoleuca isolate Jingjing chromosome 13, ASM200744v2, whole genome shotgun sequence genome:
- the ACOX1 gene encoding peroxisomal acyl-coenzyme A oxidase 1 isoform X3 — protein sequence MAAFLQRTPDNWHLRPDGNGPRFVHRGRPEPLDLHLGMFLPTLLHQATAEQQERFFMPAWNLEIIGTYAQTEMGHGTHLRGLETTATYDPETQEFILNSPTVTSIKWWPGGLGKTSNHAIVLAQLITKGKCYGLHAFIVPIRELGTHKPLPGITVGDIGPKFGYDEMDNGYLKMDNYRIPRENMLMKYAQVKPDGTYVKPVSNKLTYGTMVFVRSFLVGEAARCLSKACTIAIRYSAVRHQSEIKLGEPEPQILDFQTQQYKLFPLLATAYAFQFVGAYMKETYHRINEDIGQGDLSELPELHALAAGLKAFTSWTTNAAIEACRMACGGHGYSHCSGLPNIYVNFTPTCTFEGENTVMMLQTARFLMKSYDQVHSGKLVCGMVSYLNDLPTQRIQPQQVAVWPTVVDIDSPDSLTEAYKLRAARLVEIAAKNLQNEVIHRESKEVAWNLTSVDLVRASEAHCHYVVVKLFSEKLLKIQDKSVHAVLRNLCLLYCLYGISQKAGDFLQGSIMTESQITQVNQRMKELLTAIRPDAVALVDAFDFQDVTLGSVLGRYDGNVYENLFEWAKKSPLNKSEVHESYCKYLKPLQSKL from the exons TTTTGTGCACCGAGGGCGCCCTGAGCCTCTGGATCTCCACTTGGGCATGTTCTTGCCTACTTTACTTCACCAGGCAACCGCAGAGCAGCAGGAGCGCTTCTTCATGCCCGCCTGGAACTTGGAGATCATTGGCACTTATGCCCAGACAGAGATGGGCCATG GAACTCATCTCCGAGGCTTGGAAACCACTGCCACTTACGACCCTGAAACTCAGGAGTTCATTCTCAACAGCCCTACTGTGACCTCCATCAAGTGGTGGCCTGGTGGAC TTGGCAAGACTTCAAATCATGCAATAGTTCTTGCCCAACTCATCACTAAGGGGAAATGCTATGGATTACATGCCTTCATCGTACCTATTCGTGAACTTGGGACCCATAAGCCTTTACCAG GTATTACTGTGGGAGATATCGGCCCCAAGTTTGGCTATGATGAGATGGATAATGGCTACCTGAAGATGGACAATTACCGTATTCCCAGAGAAAACATGCTGATGAAGTATGCCCAG GTGAAGCCTGATGGCACATACGTGAAACCTGTGAGTAACAAGCTGACCTACGGGACCATGGTGTTTGTCAGGTCCTTCCTCGTAGGAGAAGCTGCTCGGTGTCTGTCCAAGGCTTGCACCATTGCCATCCGATACAGCGCTGTGAGGCACCAGTCTGAAATCAAGCTGGG TGAACCAGAACCACAGATTCTGGATTTTCAGACCCAGCAGTATAAACTCTTCCCACTCCTGGCCACAGCCTATGCCTTCCAGTTTGTCGGTGCATACATGAAGGAGACCTACCACCGGATTAACGAGGACATTGGCCAAGGGGATCTGAGTGAACTGCCCGAG CTCCACGCCCTCGCGGCCGGCCTGAAGGCTTTCACCTCCTGGACAACTAATGCTGCTATCGAAGCCTGTCGGATGGCGTGCGGTGGACATGGCTACTCTCACTGCAGTGGCCTCCCGAATATCTATGTCAATTTTACCCCCACCTGCACCTTTGAGGGAGAGAACACTGTCATGATGCTGCAGACGGCTAG GTTCCTGATGAAAAGTTATGACCAGGTGCACTCAGGGAAGTTGGTGTGCGGCATGGTGTCCTACTTGAACGACCTGCCCACCCAGCGCATCCAGCCGCAGCAGGTGGCGGTGTGGCCGACCGTGGTGGACATCGACAGCCCCGACAGCCTAACGGAAGCATACAAACTTCGTGCAGCCAG ATTGGTAGAAATTGCTGCAAAAAACCTTCAAAATGAAGTGATTCACAGAGAAAGCAAGGAGGTAGCATGGAACCTAACTTCCGTTGACCTTGTTCGAGCAAGCGAG gCACATTGCCACTATGTGGTAGTTAAGCTCTTCTCAGAAAAACTCCTCAAAATTCAAGATAAATCCGTCCACGCTGTTTTAAGGAATTTATGTCTCCTGTATTGTCTGTATGGAATCAGTCAGAAGGCAGGGGATTTTCTTCAG gGAAGCATCATGACAGAATCTCAGATTACCCAAGTAAATCAGCGCATGAAGGAGTTGCTGACTGCAATTCGCCCAGATGCTGTTGCTTTGGTGGATGCATTTGATTTTCAGGATGTGACACTCGGCTCCGTGCTTGGCCGTTATGATGGGAACGTGTATGAAAATTTGTTTGAGTGGGCCAAGAAATCCCCACTGAACAAATCAGAG GTCCATGAGTCATACTGCAAGTACCTGAAACCACTGCAGTCCAAGCTGTGA